Proteins from a single region of Noviherbaspirillum saxi:
- the bluB gene encoding 5,6-dimethylbenzimidazole synthase codes for MQKHRFSQQEIQAVYRAIQERRDMRHFLPLPIEPEQLGRFVNAAHLAPSVGYMQPWKFIRITNPDLRQAIHRHVNEERLLTAEALGKRSDDFMRLKVEGILSCGELLVVGLMEKREAYVFGRRTMPEMDLASASCAIQNFWLAARAEGIGVGWVSMFDPGVLQQICKMPDGSKPIAILCVGHVEEFYPMPMLEIEKWDQRRRVETVLFDNSWDNPCTESSVFGAVPPGEP; via the coding sequence ATGCAAAAACACAGATTCTCGCAACAAGAAATTCAGGCTGTCTATCGGGCGATTCAGGAACGACGTGATATGCGTCACTTTCTGCCTTTGCCCATCGAACCGGAGCAGCTTGGGCGTTTCGTCAATGCCGCCCACCTCGCACCAAGTGTCGGCTATATGCAGCCATGGAAATTCATCCGCATTACCAATCCTGACTTACGGCAGGCTATTCATCGCCATGTGAATGAAGAGCGGCTGCTTACTGCAGAGGCGTTAGGCAAACGTTCCGACGACTTTATGCGGCTGAAGGTAGAAGGCATCCTTTCATGCGGGGAACTTTTGGTCGTCGGCCTCATGGAAAAGCGCGAGGCTTATGTTTTCGGAAGACGGACGATGCCAGAAATGGATTTGGCATCAGCATCCTGTGCTATTCAAAATTTCTGGTTGGCCGCGAGAGCCGAGGGTATCGGTGTAGGCTGGGTATCGATGTTCGATCCTGGTGTCTTACAGCAAATATGCAAAATGCCAGATGGCAGCAAACCTATTGCCATTCTTTGCGTTGGTCATGTGGAGGAGTTTTATCCTATGCCCATGCTGGAAATCGAAAAATGGGATCAACGCCGACGCGTCGAAACTGTTCTGTTCGACAACTCCTGGGACAACCCCTGTACGGAATCCTCCGTTTTCGGCGCCGTTCCTCCCGGCGAACCATGA
- a CDS encoding TRAP transporter substrate-binding protein translates to MKSKQGLFAKPLLAALIAGISLIGHAKDFRSSDVHPTDYPTVQAVTQMGKVLNEQTKGRLGVKVFANSAMGSEKDTVEQVKIGALDMVRINSAVLHAISPAMMVPSLPFLFRSTQHMRDTLDGPIGDQILASLEKEGFVGLAFYDSGSRSFYTTKKPINTVADMKGMKIRVQQSEMWVAIMQALGANATPMPYAEVYTALKTGLVDGAENNWPSFESSRHYEAAKYYSRTEHSMAPEVLVFSKKVWDGLSKEDQQMIRKAAKESVPHMRKLWDEREAKARQVVTGGGAQINDVDKAGFAAAMKPVYDRFVTDPALKDLVVRIQNGAK, encoded by the coding sequence ATGAAATCGAAACAAGGATTGTTCGCAAAGCCGCTTTTGGCTGCACTTATCGCTGGTATTTCCCTGATCGGCCATGCGAAGGATTTCCGTTCGTCGGATGTGCATCCGACCGATTATCCGACGGTGCAGGCCGTCACGCAGATGGGCAAGGTGCTCAATGAGCAGACCAAGGGCCGGCTCGGTGTGAAAGTGTTCGCCAACAGCGCGATGGGTTCGGAAAAGGATACGGTCGAGCAAGTCAAGATCGGCGCACTGGACATGGTGCGCATCAATAGCGCGGTGCTGCATGCGATTTCGCCGGCGATGATGGTGCCGTCGCTGCCGTTCCTGTTCCGTTCCACGCAGCATATGCGCGACACCCTCGACGGCCCGATCGGCGACCAGATCCTGGCCTCGCTGGAAAAGGAAGGCTTCGTCGGTCTGGCCTTCTATGACAGCGGCTCGCGCTCGTTCTACACGACCAAGAAGCCGATCAATACCGTGGCCGACATGAAAGGCATGAAGATCCGGGTGCAGCAATCGGAGATGTGGGTAGCGATCATGCAGGCGCTGGGTGCGAATGCGACGCCGATGCCGTATGCGGAAGTCTATACGGCCTTGAAGACTGGCCTGGTCGACGGCGCGGAAAACAACTGGCCGTCGTTCGAATCGTCGCGTCACTATGAAGCGGCCAAGTATTACAGCCGCACCGAGCATTCGATGGCGCCGGAAGTGCTGGTCTTTTCGAAGAAGGTATGGGATGGCTTGTCGAAGGAAGACCAGCAGATGATCCGCAAGGCGGCCAAGGAATCGGTACCGCACATGCGCAAGCTGTGGGACGAGCGTGAAGCCAAGGCGCGCCAGGTAGTGACGGGCGGCGGTGCACAGATCAATGACGTGGACAAGGCGGGCTTTGCGGCGGCGATGAAGCCGGTGTACGACCGTTTCGTGACCGACCCTGCACTGAAGGACCTCGTCGTCCGCATTCAGAACGGCGCCAAGTAA
- a CDS encoding FadR/GntR family transcriptional regulator: MMFGSIFKSIVDGELKEGERLPSEESLSEKFKVSRPTVREALARLRAGGLILSRQGSGSYVGRPPNQPILKFTDLDSLSDIQRCYEFRLGIESGAAELAAMMRDDNDIEQIEAAYGALDDAIKRGTLGTDEDFAFHLAIAAASKNHLFYSVLLSIKDQTRFSMSLSRNLSRDRSVARQMIAQQEHRAVIDAIIRQDAVGARNAMHAHITQALNRIFFGETSGQQPIGKLKEYSA, encoded by the coding sequence ATGATGTTCGGATCCATCTTCAAGTCCATCGTCGATGGGGAGTTGAAGGAAGGTGAACGTCTGCCCAGCGAAGAATCCTTGAGCGAAAAATTCAAGGTATCAAGGCCGACCGTACGCGAAGCGCTGGCGCGTTTGAGAGCCGGTGGATTGATCCTTTCCCGTCAAGGATCCGGCAGCTATGTCGGACGTCCTCCCAACCAGCCTATCTTGAAATTCACCGACTTGGATAGCCTTTCCGATATCCAGAGATGCTACGAGTTTCGGTTAGGTATCGAAAGCGGCGCAGCAGAACTGGCGGCGATGATGCGGGACGACAATGACATCGAACAGATAGAAGCTGCCTACGGGGCCCTGGACGATGCGATCAAGCGCGGAACGCTCGGCACGGATGAGGATTTTGCGTTTCACCTTGCGATTGCCGCGGCCTCCAAGAACCATCTGTTTTACTCGGTGCTTCTTTCCATCAAGGACCAGACGCGTTTCAGCATGAGCCTTTCGCGCAATTTATCCCGCGACCGGAGTGTTGCTCGCCAGATGATTGCGCAACAAGAGCATCGGGCAGTTATCGATGCGATTATCCGCCAGGATGCAGTCGGTGCACGCAATGCGATGCATGCACATATCACGCAAGCCTTGAATCGCATCTTCTTTGGGGAAACCTCAGGTCAACAGCCAATCGGGAAGCTTAAAGAGTACTCAGCCTGA
- a CDS encoding nuclear transport factor 2 family protein, with product MMNSQESKQLAMLGYQKFQSGDIQGLLDLYTEDIEWVGLETENIPFSGTYRGKAGVAEFFRVLDEAQQVIRFEPQDFIADGDKVAVTGQATWLVRSTGQTYESPWVHIFTMQDGKVKRFHHFNDTAAATAAYVPSGVAATQQPDTGTSALH from the coding sequence ATGATGAACAGCCAGGAAAGCAAGCAGCTAGCAATGCTCGGATATCAGAAATTCCAGAGCGGCGATATACAAGGCTTACTCGATCTGTATACCGAAGACATTGAATGGGTCGGCCTTGAGACAGAGAACATTCCATTCTCGGGAACGTATCGCGGCAAGGCGGGCGTCGCCGAATTCTTCCGGGTACTGGACGAGGCTCAGCAGGTAATCCGTTTCGAGCCGCAAGACTTTATTGCGGACGGCGATAAAGTAGCAGTGACCGGCCAGGCAACATGGCTGGTGCGCTCGACCGGTCAAACCTACGAAAGCCCCTGGGTGCATATTTTTACGATGCAGGACGGCAAAGTGAAGCGCTTCCATCACTTCAATGACACCGCTGCTGCAACGGCCGCATATGTTCCGAGCGGTGTCGCCGCCACTCAGCAACCGGATACAGGTACCTCGGCACTGCACTAA
- a CDS encoding aldose 1-epimerase, producing METGKLVKLRNSDLEAWISPDHGAAIARLFEPKTGFQILRETSHQEIANGETMKFGCFPMVPYSNRMGYRQLRFEDTIYQLDSNREGAPHSFHGNAWMVKWEVEHLGPDTLTLSYAHCIGDGHWPFPYLARQSLTLDGSTFRLSISIENTGPHPFPAGAGWHPFFRIEPDSRISFEADKIFLNDQDMLPHASMPAIGGWSFGSGRAVSGLGVDNCFSGWSGTALLEHPAAGRAVSITGCDTLSSLVVFRPSDGRQFIAVEPVSHVNNGANLMAQGCANTGIRVLKPSESMSAVMEITVGRS from the coding sequence ATGGAGACAGGCAAGCTCGTCAAGCTGCGCAACAGCGATCTGGAGGCATGGATTAGTCCGGATCACGGCGCAGCGATCGCTCGCCTGTTCGAGCCGAAAACTGGCTTCCAGATCCTGCGCGAAACCTCGCATCAGGAAATCGCCAATGGCGAAACCATGAAGTTCGGCTGCTTTCCCATGGTGCCATACTCGAATCGCATGGGATACAGGCAGCTGCGCTTCGAAGACACGATTTACCAGCTCGACAGCAACCGTGAAGGCGCTCCCCATAGTTTTCATGGCAACGCGTGGATGGTCAAATGGGAAGTCGAGCACCTCGGACCCGACACGCTGACGCTGTCCTATGCACATTGCATCGGCGATGGCCACTGGCCTTTTCCTTATCTGGCAAGACAATCGCTGACGCTGGACGGATCGACATTTCGCCTTTCCATATCGATAGAGAATACCGGCCCGCATCCCTTCCCCGCCGGTGCAGGCTGGCATCCTTTCTTCCGCATCGAGCCGGATTCGCGCATCAGTTTTGAGGCAGACAAAATCTTTCTGAACGATCAGGATATGTTGCCGCATGCGTCGATGCCGGCCATAGGTGGCTGGAGTTTTGGCAGCGGACGCGCGGTCAGCGGATTGGGCGTCGACAACTGTTTTTCCGGCTGGAGCGGCACGGCACTTCTGGAGCATCCTGCAGCCGGACGGGCCGTATCAATCACTGGCTGCGACACGCTCTCATCGCTGGTGGTGTTTCGCCCTTCGGATGGGCGGCAGTTCATCGCGGTGGAACCGGTATCCCACGTCAATAATGGCGCGAATCTGATGGCGCAGGGTTGTGCCAATACCGGCATTCGGGTTCTCAAGCCTTCCGAGAGCATGAGCGCGGTCATGGAAATTACTGTCGGACGTAGCTGA
- a CDS encoding aldehyde dehydrogenase family protein produces the protein MKPFNNFIAGEWVPGARTQQNINPSDTSDVIGEYAQASTAQAFDAVAAAKQASGAWARTSVQEKSDALDFISRELLDRREELGTLLAREEGKTLADGMGEVARAAYIFRFFAGEVLHAGGELIDSVRPNVRVEVTREPVGVVSIITPWNFPIAIPAWKIAPALAFGNAVVLKPAELVPGSAWALAEIISRAGLPAGTFNLVIGKGSEIGPALIESPHVDAITFTGSVATGKRIASQAVGRLAKLQMEMGGKNPQVILDDADLNVAVNVALQSAFFQTGQRCTASSRLIVTDGIHDRFVSALRERMETLRIDHALKAGTDIGPVVDQQQLDQDLRYIEIGKEEGANLVFGGDRLQRDTEGFYLQPALFTETTAEMRINREEIFGPVASVMRVKDYDEAIAVANDTPFGLSAGIATTSLKHADHFKRNSQAGMVMVNLPTAGVDYHVPFGGRKGSSYGPREQGKAAREFYTTVKTSYVG, from the coding sequence ATGAAACCGTTCAATAACTTCATCGCCGGAGAATGGGTGCCGGGTGCGCGCACCCAGCAGAATATCAATCCGTCGGACACTTCCGACGTTATCGGAGAGTATGCGCAAGCCAGCACCGCGCAGGCATTCGACGCGGTTGCGGCAGCCAAACAGGCAAGCGGCGCCTGGGCAAGAACCAGCGTACAAGAGAAGTCCGATGCGCTGGACTTCATCAGCCGCGAACTTTTGGACCGGCGCGAAGAACTGGGCACCCTGCTTGCCCGCGAAGAAGGCAAGACGCTCGCCGACGGCATGGGCGAGGTGGCGCGTGCCGCGTATATCTTCCGTTTCTTTGCGGGCGAAGTCTTGCACGCGGGAGGTGAGCTGATCGATTCGGTGCGGCCGAACGTCAGGGTCGAAGTCACGCGCGAACCGGTGGGCGTAGTGTCGATCATCACGCCATGGAATTTTCCGATTGCAATCCCCGCATGGAAAATCGCCCCTGCTCTTGCTTTCGGCAACGCGGTTGTACTCAAGCCGGCCGAACTCGTTCCAGGCAGTGCATGGGCGCTCGCCGAAATCATTTCGCGCGCCGGGCTGCCCGCCGGCACCTTCAATCTGGTCATCGGCAAGGGGTCAGAGATCGGCCCGGCGCTGATCGAATCGCCGCACGTCGATGCGATCACCTTCACCGGTTCGGTCGCTACCGGGAAGCGGATTGCCAGCCAGGCCGTCGGACGCCTGGCAAAGCTGCAGATGGAAATGGGCGGCAAGAATCCGCAAGTCATCCTGGACGATGCGGACCTGAATGTCGCGGTCAATGTTGCATTGCAAAGCGCGTTTTTCCAGACCGGCCAACGTTGCACTGCGTCGAGCCGCCTGATCGTCACCGATGGTATCCATGACCGCTTCGTCTCTGCCCTGCGCGAGCGCATGGAAACCCTGCGCATCGATCATGCGCTCAAGGCAGGCACGGATATCGGCCCGGTCGTCGACCAGCAGCAGCTTGACCAGGATCTCCGATACATCGAGATCGGCAAGGAGGAAGGCGCGAATCTGGTATTTGGCGGCGATCGCCTGCAGCGCGATACGGAAGGCTTTTATCTGCAGCCGGCGTTGTTTACCGAAACCACCGCCGAAATGCGCATCAACCGCGAAGAAATCTTCGGCCCGGTTGCTAGCGTGATGCGCGTGAAGGACTATGACGAAGCGATTGCGGTGGCCAACGACACGCCGTTCGGCCTGAGCGCGGGCATCGCGACGACCTCGCTCAAGCATGCCGACCACTTCAAGAGGAATTCACAAGCCGGCATGGTGATGGTTAACCTGCCTACCGCGGGAGTGGATTACCATGTGCCATTCGGCGGACGCAAGGGTTCGAGCTACGGCCCGCGCGAGCAGGGCAAGGCAGCGCGCGAGTTCTATACCACCGTCAAGACTTCCTACGTCGGTTGA
- the kdgD gene encoding 5-dehydro-4-deoxyglucarate dehydratase, with amino-acid sequence MHPAELKAAVGGGLLSFPVTDFDKAGNFNAPSYADRLEWLAPYNASALFVAGGTGEFFSLTQQEYPQVIKTAVDRIKGRVPLIAGTGFGTRTAIQYAQEAERLGADGLLVLPHYLTEASQEGLYQHVKAICDSVKIGVIVYNRAPCRLQPATLVRLADACPNLVGFKDGFGDIDLMVGVRQKLGDRFVYLGGLPTAELFARPYLAMGVTTYSSAVFNFIPKTAMDFYRAIREDNHAVVDHLLDTFFLPFIELRNKTPGYAVSLIKAGVEIVGHGGGEVRAPLSSCNEQEYETLRQLIAPLGPQ; translated from the coding sequence ATGCATCCAGCTGAATTAAAAGCCGCTGTCGGCGGCGGACTTCTTTCCTTTCCGGTTACCGATTTCGACAAGGCCGGCAATTTCAACGCGCCAAGCTATGCCGACAGACTGGAATGGCTTGCGCCATACAACGCGTCTGCCTTGTTCGTCGCAGGCGGCACCGGCGAATTCTTTTCCTTGACTCAACAGGAATATCCTCAAGTGATCAAGACTGCGGTCGATCGCATCAAGGGTCGCGTACCCCTGATCGCCGGCACCGGTTTTGGAACACGCACCGCGATCCAGTATGCGCAGGAAGCGGAACGCTTGGGCGCGGACGGTCTTCTCGTATTGCCGCACTATCTGACCGAAGCAAGCCAGGAAGGCCTCTATCAGCACGTCAAAGCAATCTGCGACTCAGTGAAGATCGGCGTCATCGTCTATAACCGCGCACCTTGCCGCCTGCAGCCGGCTACCCTGGTGCGTCTGGCGGACGCCTGCCCTAACCTCGTCGGCTTCAAGGATGGCTTCGGCGACATCGATCTGATGGTCGGCGTTCGCCAAAAGCTTGGCGACCGTTTCGTCTACCTGGGCGGCCTGCCGACGGCTGAATTGTTTGCACGCCCCTATCTGGCCATGGGTGTGACGACCTACTCATCCGCGGTATTCAACTTCATTCCCAAGACCGCCATGGATTTTTATCGCGCCATCCGCGAAGACAATCATGCTGTGGTGGACCACTTGCTGGACACCTTCTTCCTGCCGTTCATCGAGTTGCGCAACAAGACGCCGGGCTATGCAGTCAGCCTGATCAAGGCAGGCGTGGAAATCGTCGGCCATGGCGGTGGAGAAGTTCGCGCACCGCTGTCATCCTGCAACGAACAGGAATACGAGACCCTGCGCCAACTGATCGCTCCCCTCGGACCGCAGTAA
- a CDS encoding NAD-dependent epimerase/dehydratase family protein — protein sequence MNRLLITGAAGGLGKVLRERLAPFATTLRLSDLTGLGSAAPNEELFPCDLGDAAAVHEMLGGVDAVVHLGGISVEAAFAPILNANITGVFNLYEAARKRGVKRIVFASSNHVIGFYKQTEKLDAEAPMRPDSLYGISKGFGEILSRFYFDRYGIETVCVRIGSSFSEPADRRMMSTFLSYDDLTELMRCALQTPNVGHTIVYGASDNRDAWWDNSKAAHLGFHPKDSSEPFRAKVEAQPPASPDDPMMVYQGGRFVTHGPFDQ from the coding sequence ATGAATAGACTCCTCATCACCGGAGCCGCCGGCGGGCTTGGAAAAGTATTGCGTGAACGGCTGGCGCCGTTTGCCACCACCTTGCGCCTGTCGGACCTCACAGGCCTCGGTTCCGCCGCGCCAAATGAAGAATTGTTCCCATGCGACCTGGGAGATGCGGCAGCGGTGCATGAAATGCTCGGCGGCGTCGATGCAGTCGTTCACCTTGGGGGGATTTCGGTAGAAGCGGCGTTTGCCCCCATCCTGAATGCCAACATCACCGGCGTGTTCAATCTGTACGAAGCCGCCCGCAAACGCGGCGTCAAGCGCATCGTGTTTGCCAGTTCCAATCATGTAATCGGCTTTTACAAGCAAACGGAAAAGCTCGATGCCGAGGCTCCCATGCGTCCCGACAGCCTGTACGGCATCAGCAAAGGTTTCGGTGAAATCCTGTCGCGCTTCTATTTTGACCGCTACGGCATTGAAACCGTCTGCGTGCGCATCGGTTCCTCTTTTTCCGAGCCTGCGGACCGCAGGATGATGTCGACTTTTCTCAGCTACGACGACCTTACCGAATTGATGCGCTGCGCGCTCCAGACGCCGAATGTCGGACACACCATTGTCTATGGCGCATCGGACAACCGCGATGCCTGGTGGGATAACAGCAAGGCGGCGCACCTCGGCTTCCATCCGAAAGACAGTTCCGAACCTTTCCGCGCAAAGGTCGAGGCCCAGCCGCCGGCATCGCCGGACGATCCGATGATGGTGTATCAGGGTGGCCGCTTTGTTACCCACGGCCCGTTCGACCAGTAA
- a CDS encoding SMP-30/gluconolactonase/LRE family protein: MPTPSINLVADLKNSVGESPIWDPRDQALYWTDIPAKKIYRWSPSTGALRAWQAPEMVACIALNAAGGLIAGLESGVFTLQLGEGENLDARLLAGVAHADQPMRFNDGRCDRQGRFWAGTMHLDMSLNREVGTVYRFDAQGLQAQIGPMIVPNGMAWSPDGRTMYLSDSHPTVQTIWAFDYDIADGVPSNRRVFIDMKEYPGRPDGAAVDEDGCYWICGNDAGMVHRFTPEGRLDRSIELPVKKPAMCSFGGNGLETMYVTSIRPDHPSVATEQPLAGGIFSFNPGVKGLPEQPFPFLA; encoded by the coding sequence ATGCCTACACCATCTATCAATCTCGTAGCCGACCTGAAAAACAGCGTGGGCGAAAGCCCGATCTGGGACCCTCGCGACCAGGCCTTGTACTGGACCGACATTCCGGCCAAAAAGATTTATCGCTGGTCGCCGTCAACCGGGGCTTTGCGTGCATGGCAGGCGCCGGAAATGGTCGCCTGCATCGCGCTTAACGCTGCGGGGGGGCTGATCGCCGGCCTGGAGAGCGGTGTATTCACGCTTCAGCTAGGCGAGGGTGAAAATCTCGATGCACGCCTGCTCGCCGGCGTCGCCCATGCCGACCAGCCGATGCGCTTCAACGACGGCCGTTGTGATCGCCAGGGGCGTTTCTGGGCCGGCACGATGCATCTGGATATGTCGCTCAACCGCGAAGTCGGCACCGTCTACCGGTTCGATGCACAAGGATTGCAAGCGCAGATCGGTCCCATGATCGTTCCCAATGGCATGGCATGGTCGCCGGACGGACGCACCATGTATCTGTCGGATTCCCATCCCACGGTTCAGACTATCTGGGCCTTCGACTATGACATTGCCGACGGCGTGCCGAGCAATCGGCGCGTCTTCATCGACATGAAGGAATATCCAGGCCGCCCGGACGGCGCCGCCGTGGATGAAGACGGCTGCTACTGGATTTGCGGCAATGACGCTGGCATGGTGCATCGCTTTACGCCTGAAGGGCGTCTTGATCGCAGCATCGAATTGCCGGTCAAGAAGCCGGCGATGTGCTCCTTCGGCGGCAACGGTCTGGAGACCATGTATGTCACATCGATCCGCCCCGACCATCCTTCGGTCGCGACCGAACAGCCGCTGGCCGGCGGTATTTTTTCATTCAATCCGGGTGTGAAGGGCTTACCTGAACAACCGTTCCCATTCCTGGCATAA
- a CDS encoding TRAP transporter substrate-binding protein, with protein sequence MKVKINTLKRTGVAVALAAVALIGHAKDFRSSDVHPTDYPTVQAVTQMGKVLNEQTKGRLGVKVFANSAMGSEKDTVEQVKIGALDMVRINSAVLHAISPAMMVPSLPFLFRSTQHMRDTLDGPIGDQILASLEKEGFVGLAFYDSGSRSFYTTKKPIKAVADMKGMKIRVQQSEMWVAIMQALGANATPMPYAEVYTALKTGLVDGAENNWPSFESSRHYEAAKYYSRTEHSMAPEVLVFSKKVWDGLSKEDQQMIRKAAKESVPHMRKLWDEREAKARQVVTGGGAQINEVDKAGFSAAMKPVYDRFVTDPALKDLVVRIQNSAK encoded by the coding sequence ATGAAAGTCAAGATCAATACCCTCAAGCGAACCGGCGTCGCCGTCGCGCTCGCCGCCGTTGCCCTGATCGGCCATGCGAAGGATTTCCGTTCGTCGGATGTGCATCCGACCGATTACCCGACGGTGCAGGCGGTCACGCAGATGGGCAAGGTGCTCAATGAGCAGACCAAGGGCCGGCTCGGTGTGAAAGTGTTCGCCAACAGCGCGATGGGTTCGGAAAAGGATACGGTCGAGCAAGTCAAGATCGGCGCGCTGGACATGGTGCGCATCAACAGCGCGGTGCTGCATGCGATTTCGCCGGCGATGATGGTGCCGTCGCTGCCGTTCCTGTTCCGTTCCACGCAGCATATGCGCGACACCCTCGATGGCCCGATCGGCGACCAGATCCTGGCCTCGCTGGAAAAGGAAGGCTTCGTCGGCCTGGCCTTCTATGACAGCGGCTCGCGCTCGTTCTACACGACCAAGAAGCCGATCAAGGCCGTGGCCGACATGAAAGGCATGAAGATCCGGGTGCAGCAATCGGAGATGTGGGTAGCGATCATGCAGGCATTGGGTGCGAATGCGACGCCGATGCCGTATGCGGAAGTCTATACGGCCTTGAAGACTGGCCTGGTCGATGGCGCGGAAAACAACTGGCCGTCGTTCGAATCGTCGCGTCACTATGAAGCGGCCAAGTATTACAGCCGCACCGAGCATTCGATGGCGCCGGAAGTGCTGGTCTTTTCGAAGAAGGTATGGGATGGCTTGTCGAAGGAAGACCAGCAGATGATCCGCAAGGCGGCCAAGGAATCGGTGCCGCACATGCGCAAGCTGTGGGACGAGCGTGAAGCCAAGGCGCGCCAGGTAGTGACGGGCGGCGGTGCACAGATCAATGAAGTGGACAAGGCGGGCTTTAGCGCAGCGATGAAGCCGGTGTACGACCGTTTCGTGACCGACCCTGCACTGAAGGACCTCGTCGTCCGCATTCAGAACAGCGCCAAGTAA
- a CDS encoding TRAP transporter small permease, with protein sequence MVTAVAALFGIVFVVVWQVFGRYVLNDTPTWAEGTSLVLVIYVTMLGAAAGVRDAGHIGMESILILLPEKLRTKFEIVIHALVASFGVAMVWYGTVLGRSVMNYKIPSLGVSEGINYVAVVIAGVLIILFCIEHIIAIVTGKEVIPSWH encoded by the coding sequence ATGGTGACGGCCGTGGCCGCCCTGTTCGGGATCGTGTTCGTCGTCGTCTGGCAGGTGTTCGGGCGTTATGTCCTGAACGACACCCCGACTTGGGCCGAGGGCACCTCGCTGGTGCTCGTGATTTACGTGACCATGCTCGGTGCTGCGGCGGGCGTGCGCGATGCCGGCCACATCGGGATGGAATCGATCCTGATTCTGTTGCCGGAAAAGCTGCGCACCAAATTCGAAATCGTCATTCATGCGCTTGTCGCAAGTTTCGGCGTGGCAATGGTGTGGTATGGCACGGTGCTCGGCCGCTCGGTCATGAATTACAAGATCCCATCGCTCGGCGTCTCCGAGGGGATCAACTATGTCGCCGTGGTGATTGCCGGCGTACTCATTATTCTTTTTTGCATTGAACACATCATTGCAATCGTTACTGGTAAGGAAGTAATCCCATCATGGCACTGA
- a CDS encoding TRAP transporter large permease has product MALTILVLSFASFLLIGVPVAFAIGLSSAVALLVEGMPMAVLFQRMVSGMNIFSFLAIPFFIFAGEIMLYGGVAERIVRFAKSLTGHVRGGLGMSNVVSCTLFGGVSGSPVADVSAMGAVMIPMMKKEGYHADYAVNVTTHASLVGALMPTSHNMVIYAFAAGGAVSISSLIMAGMIPALVLTICMLFAAYLVAVKRKYPAGTFPGWGEVIASFAAALPGLLIAVIILTGILSGVFTATEAASVAVLYALILTVVVYKSMTWEHLMKSAAKAVKTTGVVLLLIGISAVFQHLMSLYEVAELTGEMMASISTSPWAIFLMINLILFILGTFMDMASTILICTPIFLPIAMKFGMDPVQFGMLMLINCALGLNTPPVGTTQFVGCAIGEISVGQVMKTIWPFYGALIAAMLLITFVPSFSLWLPNLMLK; this is encoded by the coding sequence ATGGCACTGACAATTCTCGTCCTCAGCTTCGCCAGCTTTCTCCTGATCGGCGTACCGGTCGCCTTTGCGATCGGACTGTCTTCCGCCGTTGCGCTGCTGGTCGAAGGCATGCCCATGGCGGTGCTGTTCCAGCGCATGGTGTCGGGCATGAACATTTTTTCGTTCCTGGCGATTCCGTTCTTCATTTTTGCCGGCGAGATCATGCTATACGGTGGCGTCGCTGAACGTATCGTCCGTTTCGCGAAAAGCCTGACCGGTCATGTGCGCGGCGGCCTTGGCATGTCGAATGTGGTGTCCTGCACCCTGTTCGGCGGCGTCTCCGGATCACCGGTCGCCGACGTGTCGGCGATGGGCGCGGTGATGATCCCAATGATGAAGAAAGAGGGCTATCACGCCGACTACGCAGTCAACGTGACGACCCATGCCTCGCTGGTTGGAGCGTTGATGCCGACCAGCCATAACATGGTGATCTATGCCTTCGCTGCCGGCGGTGCGGTATCGATTTCCTCGCTGATCATGGCGGGTATGATCCCGGCACTGGTGCTGACAATCTGTATGCTGTTCGCCGCGTATCTGGTGGCCGTGAAGCGTAAGTATCCGGCGGGCACATTCCCCGGATGGGGCGAGGTCATCGCCTCGTTCGCTGCTGCGTTGCCGGGGCTGTTGATCGCTGTAATCATCCTGACAGGCATTTTGTCCGGTGTGTTTACCGCGACGGAAGCGGCATCGGTCGCCGTGCTCTACGCCTTGATTCTGACTGTCGTGGTGTACAAGTCAATGACTTGGGAGCACTTGATGAAGTCGGCTGCGAAGGCAGTCAAAACCACAGGTGTCGTGCTGCTTCTGATTGGTATCTCGGCGGTTTTCCAGCATCTGATGAGCCTGTATGAAGTGGCTGAGCTGACCGGTGAAATGATGGCGTCGATCTCCACCAGTCCATGGGCGATCTTTTTGATGATCAACCTGATCCTGTTCATCCTGGGCACCTTCATGGACATGGCAAGCACGATCCTGATCTGTACGCCGATCTTCCTTCCGATCGCTATGAAGTTCGGGATGGACCCGGTGCAGTTCGGCATGCTCATGCTGATCAACTGCGCGCTTGGCCTGAACACGCCGCCGGTGGGCACCACCCAGTTCGTCGGTTGTGCGATTGGTGAAATCAGCGTCGGGCAGGTAATGAAAACCATCTGGCCGTTCTATGGCGCGCTGATAGCCGCAATGCTACTGATCACGTTCGTGCCGTCGTTCTCGTTGTGGCTGCCCAACCTGATGCTGAAGTAA